In Arthrobacter sp. PAMC25284, a single genomic region encodes these proteins:
- a CDS encoding helicase-associated domain-containing protein → MSLIRALSKELQARNDESLRALFSARPDLITPGVPDFPALAARASGRVSVQRALERLNRPEMQVLETLHLCTNADTGHSASAAMLKRLIKGSTLTALERLLHSLQELALVHRADPPHGVSVPAGTKQRYFLPAGSLKDVIGVYPAGLGRSYTELVRLQPGFAQRVVQLVAELHHSGAAISPATTPMDAALALQHWTATPEALDQILAAAPPRTAALLARFGSWAMGAVPQAQRRASVLHESHDAGPVDWLLARGLLVPLDAAHVELPHSVGLSLRGGHVIENFTLSPPVPRLGQTNASLRRNAALGAIAETLRLVGELLNAVREQPLSTLRSGGVGVRELKRLADSLRIGLPEAGLYAELCALAGLIRLEVDSSSWVQPPQLEWLTLPRQEQWLWLVNAWLASERVPSLVGQPVSGVASGPAATRGTAGSTINALSAEAQRPDAPVVRKRILEILRELSVEAATVDGQAPVLDAAAVLERADWAQPRMARRFSSLIRGVLAEAGMLGLIGSGALSQLGAAIADERPDDALGILGEHLPAPLNHVLLQADLTAVAPGYLQPELAEKLLTMSTAEGQGPATIYRFSESSIRRALDAGQDAPAMLAFLCEHSATAVPQPLQYLIEDTSARHSRLRVGTAASFIQSEDEDALMELLHAPAASPLGLVRIAPTVLVSPSPARETAQLLRGLGLSPVVQEPESAIVRLRRHTAVSGNGRPVYTAPRTAPSDADVDAQLAVLRSNGTHAAAGADSRPAPAPGSEEATQLGLETLQKAIRLRQRVVMNVVDSQGNASRESVVPVAVSGGRVRVFDPEKETERVLSIHRIIDVEAVEELFQ, encoded by the coding sequence ATGTCACTTATCCGTGCGCTCAGCAAGGAACTGCAGGCACGCAACGACGAATCGTTGCGTGCACTGTTCTCCGCGCGGCCGGACCTCATAACCCCCGGAGTGCCGGACTTCCCGGCGCTGGCCGCCCGGGCCAGCGGCCGCGTCAGCGTGCAGCGGGCACTGGAACGGCTTAACCGTCCGGAAATGCAGGTCTTGGAGACACTGCACCTGTGCACCAACGCAGACACCGGACACAGCGCCTCGGCCGCAATGCTGAAACGCCTGATCAAGGGCTCCACCCTCACAGCCCTGGAACGTTTGCTGCACTCGTTACAGGAACTGGCCCTCGTCCACCGGGCTGATCCGCCGCACGGCGTGAGCGTTCCGGCCGGGACAAAACAACGCTACTTCCTTCCCGCCGGCAGCCTCAAGGACGTCATCGGCGTCTATCCTGCCGGCCTGGGCCGCAGCTATACCGAACTTGTGCGGCTCCAGCCGGGCTTCGCCCAGCGGGTTGTGCAACTCGTGGCCGAACTCCACCACAGCGGCGCCGCCATCTCCCCCGCAACGACGCCGATGGACGCCGCGCTGGCACTCCAGCACTGGACGGCCACGCCGGAGGCGCTGGACCAAATCCTTGCTGCGGCCCCGCCCCGCACGGCGGCGCTGCTGGCCAGATTCGGCAGTTGGGCCATGGGAGCTGTCCCGCAGGCACAGCGGCGGGCGTCGGTGCTGCACGAGAGTCACGACGCCGGCCCGGTGGACTGGCTGCTGGCGCGGGGACTGCTGGTTCCGCTGGATGCCGCCCACGTTGAACTGCCGCACAGCGTGGGGTTATCGCTTCGTGGCGGTCACGTCATCGAGAATTTCACGCTCTCCCCGCCGGTTCCCCGGCTGGGCCAGACCAACGCGTCGCTGCGCCGCAACGCGGCCCTGGGCGCAATCGCCGAAACCCTGAGGCTTGTGGGCGAATTGCTCAACGCTGTGCGGGAACAACCCCTCAGCACGCTGCGCAGCGGCGGCGTCGGGGTCCGTGAACTGAAGCGCCTGGCCGATTCGCTGAGGATCGGGCTGCCCGAGGCGGGACTGTATGCGGAACTGTGCGCCCTGGCCGGGCTGATCAGGCTCGAGGTGGACAGTTCATCATGGGTCCAGCCCCCGCAGCTGGAGTGGTTGACGCTGCCCCGGCAGGAACAATGGCTTTGGCTGGTCAACGCATGGCTCGCCAGCGAGCGGGTCCCTTCCCTGGTGGGTCAGCCGGTCAGCGGGGTGGCCTCCGGGCCGGCAGCAACCCGAGGCACTGCGGGCAGCACCATCAATGCGCTCTCGGCCGAAGCGCAGCGGCCCGACGCCCCGGTGGTCCGCAAGAGAATCCTGGAAATCCTGCGGGAACTAAGCGTCGAAGCCGCGACCGTCGACGGCCAGGCACCTGTGCTGGACGCCGCTGCGGTCCTCGAACGCGCGGACTGGGCACAGCCCCGGATGGCCCGGCGTTTCAGCTCGCTGATCCGCGGCGTCCTGGCCGAAGCCGGGATGCTGGGCCTCATTGGCTCCGGGGCGCTGAGTCAGCTCGGTGCCGCCATCGCAGACGAACGCCCCGATGATGCCTTGGGCATCCTCGGCGAGCACCTGCCTGCACCACTGAACCACGTCCTGCTGCAGGCCGACCTGACGGCCGTCGCACCCGGTTACCTGCAGCCGGAACTCGCCGAGAAGCTCCTCACCATGTCCACGGCCGAAGGCCAGGGGCCGGCCACCATCTACCGCTTCTCCGAATCCTCGATCCGGCGCGCCCTCGACGCCGGCCAGGATGCCCCGGCCATGCTGGCCTTCCTGTGCGAGCACTCGGCCACCGCCGTCCCGCAGCCACTGCAGTACCTCATCGAGGACACCTCGGCGCGCCACTCCCGGCTCCGGGTGGGCACCGCCGCGAGTTTCATCCAGAGCGAGGATGAAGATGCGCTGATGGAGTTGCTGCACGCTCCCGCCGCATCACCTTTGGGACTCGTGCGCATCGCTCCGACCGTGCTGGTCTCACCGTCCCCGGCACGGGAGACCGCCCAACTCCTCCGCGGATTGGGCTTGTCCCCGGTCGTGCAGGAGCCGGAGTCCGCCATCGTGCGGCTGCGCCGCCACACCGCGGTCTCGGGCAACGGGCGGCCGGTCTACACCGCACCCCGCACGGCTCCTTCGGACGCCGACGTCGACGCCCAGCTCGCGGTGCTCCGCAGTAACGGCACCCATGCGGCCGCTGGAGCCGACAGCCGGCCTGCGCCGGCTCCCGGCAGCGAGGAAGCCACCCAGCTTGGGCTGGAGACACTGCAGAAGGCGATCAGGCTACGGCAGCGGGTCGTGATGAACGTGGTGGACAGCCAGGGCAATGCCAGCCGTGAGTCAGTGGTGCCAGTTGCGGTAAGCGGCGGCCGGGTCCGGGTTTTCGATCCGGAGAAGGAGACGGAACGGGTCCTGTCCATTCACCGGATTATTGATGTGGAAGCTGTGGAGGAACTGTTCCAGTGA